From one Luteipulveratus mongoliensis genomic stretch:
- a CDS encoding GNAT family N-acetyltransferase, which produces MSRSPVSVSRVGVDDEQAFAPLWIESRVAVGQTADWARRAVREGRIRDALLRDDIRIYVAKADGAQLGFVVVTHSPLSGLNDDAAAWIDQLWVDPAHRRTGVARELLRMAARYAEYIGANQLVSCVPAQEKDSNRYFARLGFAPSVTSRSTSPGALRRRLAGDEQESTSEAVVRRRRSLRARTAARVGLARGTGI; this is translated from the coding sequence TTGTCCCGGTCCCCGGTCTCAGTCAGTCGTGTCGGCGTGGACGACGAGCAGGCGTTCGCTCCGTTGTGGATCGAGTCGCGCGTGGCCGTCGGTCAGACCGCTGACTGGGCGCGTCGTGCCGTGCGCGAGGGTCGCATCCGGGATGCGTTGCTACGAGACGATATTCGCATTTACGTCGCCAAGGCGGATGGTGCGCAGCTCGGTTTCGTCGTCGTCACTCATAGCCCGCTGTCTGGTCTGAATGACGACGCCGCCGCGTGGATCGACCAGCTGTGGGTCGATCCGGCCCATCGGCGTACGGGCGTGGCTCGTGAGCTCCTTCGGATGGCCGCGCGCTATGCCGAGTACATCGGCGCCAACCAGCTGGTCTCCTGCGTCCCGGCTCAGGAGAAGGACAGCAACCGCTACTTCGCGCGCCTCGGATTCGCTCCGTCGGTGACTAGCCGTTCGACGTCCCCGGGCGCCCTGCGCCGTCGCCTCGCGGGCGACGAGCAGGAGTCGACCTCAGAGGCCGTCGTACGCCGTCGCCGGTCCTTGCGGGCCCGCACCGCCGCCCGCGTCGGGCTGGCGCGCGGCACCGGCATCTGA
- a CDS encoding nucleotidyltransferase family protein: MAVGIVLAGGYGTRMLPLTEHRPKHLLPVGPDPIVVHQLRRLAGAGIADVVLATGFCADQFEPALGDGSRWGVRLRYAPEPEPLGTAGALRHAYDAVADLPEADTLVVLNGDLLSGHDLRAQVSAYESSGAEVSIHVRQVADPRAYGSVVLGVAGRVQAFVEKSPNPPSDLINAGTYVVSRSVAASIPSGRKASWEHEVVPGLIERGTPVVGFREEAYFRDIGSPSALVAASVDAVLGDLPGAAGAGGRAWIAATADVDPTARVDAGSAVHDGAVIGPRAQVSGSIVMAGGVVGGGAVVRGSVLAPMSVVGAGARLVDEALADGEVRSATRPTV, encoded by the coding sequence GTGGCAGTCGGCATCGTGCTCGCTGGGGGTTACGGGACCCGGATGCTGCCCCTGACGGAGCATCGCCCGAAGCATCTGCTGCCGGTCGGTCCGGACCCGATCGTGGTCCATCAGCTGCGCCGTCTTGCGGGCGCCGGGATCGCTGACGTCGTGCTGGCGACCGGCTTCTGTGCCGATCAGTTCGAGCCCGCGCTGGGGGACGGATCGCGCTGGGGCGTACGCCTGCGTTACGCACCCGAACCCGAGCCGCTGGGCACAGCGGGAGCCCTGCGCCACGCGTACGACGCCGTGGCGGATCTCCCCGAGGCCGACACCCTGGTGGTCCTCAACGGCGACCTCCTCAGTGGCCATGACCTGCGGGCTCAGGTCTCCGCGTACGAGAGCTCGGGTGCTGAGGTCTCGATCCACGTCCGGCAGGTTGCCGACCCGCGGGCGTACGGATCGGTGGTCCTGGGCGTTGCGGGTCGCGTACAGGCGTTCGTCGAGAAGTCACCCAACCCTCCGAGTGACCTGATCAACGCCGGGACCTACGTGGTCAGCCGGTCAGTGGCCGCCTCGATCCCGAGCGGGCGGAAGGCGTCATGGGAGCACGAGGTCGTGCCCGGGCTCATCGAGCGCGGTACGCCGGTTGTGGGCTTTCGCGAGGAGGCCTACTTCCGGGACATCGGCTCTCCTTCAGCACTGGTGGCTGCCTCGGTCGATGCGGTGCTCGGAGACCTGCCCGGTGCTGCCGGGGCCGGCGGCCGCGCGTGGATCGCCGCCACGGCCGACGTGGACCCGACCGCTCGGGTGGACGCGGGGAGCGCGGTGCACGACGGGGCGGTCATCGGCCCTCGGGCGCAGGTGTCGGGCAGCATCGTGATGGCGGGTGGTGTCGTCGGCGGGGGAGCCGTGGTCCGTGGCTCGGTGCTCGCTCCGATGTCTGTGGTGGGAGCGGGAGCCCGCCTGGTCGACGAGGCTCTGGCCGACGGCGAGGTGCGGTCGGCGACCCGTCCCACAGTGTGA
- the polA gene encoding DNA polymerase I → MKRLLLLDGHSLAYRAFFALPVENFSTTTGQSTNAVYGFTSMLINVLRDEEPTHIGVAFDVSRQTFRAEEYAEYKAGRSKTPDEFKGQVSLVHEVLDALRVPYVEVAGFEADDIIATLTTRAVAADFDEVLICSGDRDAIQLINDRVTLLYPRKGVSDLARMTPTAVEEKYGVPPERYSDLAAMVGETSDNLPGVPGVGPKTAAKWINLYGDLAGVVDHVGEIKGKAGEALREHLDGVLRNRRLNQLVLDMPLDITVDELERRTWDRDEVHTVFDGLEFRVLRDRLFETLKAVDAEAEEAVEVEGETLAPEQVAAWITEHLPPGERAGVHLAGTWSRGTGDAHGLAVAAPAGTAAYVDLTELTPDAEAALSAWLSDAERPKAWYDAKGPLQALAARGFEVRGLTSDTALAAYLVRPDQRSYDLTDLVLRYLKRELKGVEPADGQGLLDLGDTGTSEEAVAAMQRAQAVADLAVALDEELARTNGTGLLADIELPLVGVLATMERAGIAVDGDAMESLESDYADGVREAQQDAFEAIGGEQINLGSPKQLQVVLFETLGMPKTKKTKTGYTTDADALTDLYTKTEHPFLEALLRHRDSSRLRVTVEGLIKSVADDARIHTTYQQTIAATGRLSSTEPNLQNIPIRTEAGRRIREVFVVGDGYESLMSADYSQIEMRIMAHLSGDEGLIEAFRTGEDLHRFVGSRVFAVEPEDVTLEMRAKIKAMSYGLAYGLSAFGLSKQLTISTEEASGLMDEYFARFGGVRDYLKEIVADARSTGYTETMLGRRRYLPDLNSDNRQRRQMAERMALNAPIQGSAADIIKLAMLRVDRALQESEAKSRMLLQVHDELVLEVAPGERDDLEKLVRTEMGAAVEMDVPLDVSVGVGGSWHDAAH, encoded by the coding sequence GTGAAGCGGCTCCTCCTCCTCGACGGACACTCCCTTGCCTACCGCGCGTTCTTCGCGCTCCCGGTCGAGAACTTCTCGACCACGACCGGCCAGTCGACCAATGCGGTCTACGGGTTCACCTCGATGCTCATCAACGTGCTGCGCGACGAGGAGCCCACCCACATCGGAGTGGCGTTCGACGTGTCGCGCCAGACCTTCCGGGCGGAGGAGTACGCCGAGTACAAGGCGGGTCGGTCCAAGACGCCCGATGAGTTCAAGGGCCAGGTGTCCCTCGTGCACGAGGTGCTCGACGCGCTGCGCGTGCCGTATGTCGAGGTGGCGGGCTTCGAGGCCGACGACATCATCGCGACGCTGACGACCCGAGCAGTTGCGGCGGACTTCGACGAGGTGCTGATCTGCTCGGGTGACCGTGACGCGATCCAGCTGATCAACGACAGGGTCACGCTGCTCTACCCGCGCAAGGGGGTCTCGGACCTGGCGCGGATGACGCCGACAGCGGTCGAGGAGAAGTACGGCGTGCCACCCGAGCGCTACAGCGACCTCGCCGCCATGGTCGGGGAGACCTCGGACAACCTGCCGGGGGTGCCCGGTGTCGGTCCCAAGACCGCGGCCAAGTGGATCAACCTCTATGGCGATCTCGCGGGTGTGGTCGACCATGTCGGTGAGATCAAGGGCAAGGCGGGGGAGGCGCTGCGCGAGCACCTCGACGGCGTGCTGCGCAACCGTCGCCTCAACCAGCTGGTGCTCGACATGCCGCTGGACATCACGGTCGATGAGCTCGAGCGCCGCACCTGGGACCGCGACGAGGTCCACACGGTCTTCGACGGCCTGGAGTTCCGGGTGCTGCGCGACCGGCTCTTCGAGACACTCAAGGCGGTCGACGCCGAGGCCGAGGAGGCCGTCGAGGTCGAGGGCGAGACGCTGGCCCCCGAGCAGGTGGCGGCCTGGATCACGGAGCACCTGCCGCCCGGCGAGCGTGCCGGGGTGCACCTGGCCGGCACCTGGTCGCGTGGCACCGGCGATGCCCACGGACTGGCCGTTGCCGCGCCGGCCGGCACGGCGGCGTACGTCGACCTGACCGAGCTGACGCCCGACGCTGAGGCGGCGTTGAGCGCCTGGCTGAGCGACGCGGAGCGACCCAAGGCGTGGTACGACGCGAAGGGCCCTCTGCAGGCCCTCGCCGCCCGGGGGTTCGAGGTGCGCGGGCTGACCAGTGACACCGCCCTGGCGGCCTATCTGGTACGCCCGGACCAGCGCTCGTACGACCTCACCGACCTCGTGCTGCGCTACCTCAAGCGTGAGCTCAAGGGGGTCGAGCCGGCGGACGGCCAGGGTCTGCTCGACCTCGGTGATACCGGCACGAGCGAGGAAGCTGTTGCGGCGATGCAGCGTGCCCAGGCGGTCGCTGATCTTGCCGTCGCGCTGGACGAGGAGCTCGCGCGCACCAACGGCACCGGCCTGCTGGCCGACATCGAGCTCCCGCTGGTCGGTGTCCTGGCGACGATGGAGCGCGCCGGAATCGCGGTCGACGGTGACGCGATGGAGTCGCTCGAGAGCGACTACGCCGACGGGGTGCGTGAGGCGCAGCAGGATGCTTTCGAAGCCATCGGTGGGGAGCAGATCAACCTGGGGTCACCGAAGCAGCTCCAGGTGGTGCTGTTCGAGACGCTCGGCATGCCCAAGACCAAGAAGACCAAGACCGGCTACACAACGGATGCCGATGCGCTGACCGACCTCTACACCAAGACCGAGCACCCTTTCCTGGAGGCGCTGCTGCGGCACCGCGACTCCTCGCGGCTGCGGGTCACGGTCGAGGGCCTGATCAAGTCGGTCGCCGATGACGCGCGCATCCACACGACCTACCAGCAGACCATCGCGGCCACGGGTCGGCTGTCCTCGACCGAGCCCAACCTGCAGAACATCCCGATCCGCACCGAGGCCGGTCGCCGGATCCGCGAGGTGTTCGTGGTGGGCGATGGCTATGAGTCGCTGATGTCGGCCGACTACAGCCAGATCGAGATGCGCATCATGGCTCACCTGTCCGGTGACGAGGGGCTGATCGAGGCGTTCCGGACGGGGGAGGACCTGCACCGGTTCGTCGGGTCGCGGGTCTTCGCGGTGGAGCCCGAGGACGTCACGCTCGAGATGCGCGCCAAGATCAAGGCGATGTCCTACGGCTTGGCCTACGGGTTGTCCGCGTTCGGGCTGTCCAAGCAGCTGACGATCAGCACCGAGGAGGCCAGCGGGCTGATGGACGAGTACTTCGCTCGTTTCGGCGGCGTCCGTGACTACCTCAAGGAGATCGTCGCCGACGCGCGCAGCACGGGCTACACCGAGACGATGCTGGGCCGGCGCCGCTACCTGCCCGACCTCAACTCCGACAACCGGCAGCGGCGTCAGATGGCGGAGCGGATGGCGCTCAACGCCCCGATCCAGGGCTCGGCAGCGGACATCATCAAGCTCGCGATGCTGCGCGTGGACCGTGCGCTGCAGGAGTCCGAGGCGAAGTCACGGATGCTGCTGCAGGTACACGACGAGCTCGTGCTCGAAGTCGCTCCGGGCGAGCGCGACGACCTCGAAAAGCTGGTCCGGACCGAGATGGGCGCGGCCGTCGAGATGGACGTGCCGCTGGACGTCAGCGTCGGCGTCGGCGGCTCCTGGCACGACGCCGCACACTGA
- a CDS encoding PaaI family thioesterase, giving the protein MTDPSSSTDAQTAEALSQMNAMNQGTLAETMGIEFLDVSPGRVVARMPVKGNTQPYGLLHGGASVVLAETVGSVAAAIHAGEGRVAMGLDINSTHHRGVRSGYVTATTTPLSEGRSVASYDVTIVDDEGRRVNTSRITCVLRDTPSRAT; this is encoded by the coding sequence ATGACAGACCCGAGCTCGTCGACCGACGCCCAGACTGCTGAGGCACTGAGCCAGATGAACGCGATGAATCAAGGCACCCTCGCAGAGACCATGGGCATCGAGTTTCTCGACGTCAGCCCGGGCCGCGTCGTGGCGCGGATGCCCGTCAAGGGCAACACCCAGCCGTACGGCCTGCTGCACGGCGGGGCGAGCGTGGTCCTGGCGGAGACGGTCGGGTCGGTCGCTGCGGCCATCCACGCCGGCGAGGGTCGAGTGGCCATGGGTCTGGACATCAACTCCACCCATCACCGAGGAGTCCGTAGCGGCTATGTCACCGCGACGACGACACCGCTCTCGGAGGGACGGTCGGTCGCGAGCTACGACGTCACGATCGTGGACGACGAGGGTCGTCGGGTGAACACCAGCAGGATCACCTGCGTCCTGCGTGACACGCCCAGCAGGGCGACCTGA
- a CDS encoding DUF554 domain-containing protein, translating to MDSPFPGFGTVINVATVLLGASLGMLVGHRLPERTRSVVTDCLGLVTLLMAALSAYQVTAPSLEDTVGDGAPVLIVLGSLLIGSIAGSLLQIERRLEGLAGVLQRRMRHDGGGHAERERFIEGWMTASLLFCVGPLTILGTLSDGLGRGIDQLVLKSVLDGFAALAFASTFGIGVLMSALSVAVIQGSLTVLGVLLGSVLPDAHIAALTATGGLLLVGIGLRLLRIREIPVGDMLPAIVVAPLLTALVAAFR from the coding sequence GTGGACAGTCCCTTTCCCGGTTTCGGCACCGTCATCAATGTCGCAACCGTGCTCCTTGGCGCCTCACTCGGCATGCTTGTCGGTCATCGGCTACCTGAGCGCACCCGTTCAGTCGTGACCGACTGCCTCGGCCTGGTCACCCTGCTGATGGCTGCTCTGTCCGCTTATCAGGTGACGGCGCCGTCGCTCGAGGACACCGTCGGTGACGGTGCGCCGGTACTGATCGTCCTCGGCAGCCTGCTCATCGGTTCGATCGCCGGCTCGTTGCTCCAGATCGAGCGCCGGCTCGAAGGACTGGCCGGTGTGCTGCAGAGACGGATGCGCCACGACGGCGGCGGGCATGCCGAGCGGGAACGCTTCATCGAAGGCTGGATGACGGCGTCGTTGCTGTTCTGCGTGGGCCCGCTGACCATCTTGGGCACCCTGAGCGACGGCCTCGGTCGCGGTATCGACCAGCTGGTCCTGAAGTCCGTGCTGGACGGATTCGCCGCGCTGGCGTTCGCGTCGACGTTCGGCATCGGAGTGCTGATGTCCGCTCTGTCCGTGGCGGTGATCCAAGGCTCGCTCACCGTGCTCGGTGTGCTGCTCGGATCGGTGCTGCCGGACGCTCACATCGCGGCGCTGACCGCCACCGGCGGGTTGCTGCTCGTGGGAATCGGCCTGCGGCTGCTACGGATTCGCGAGATCCCGGTCGGTGACATGTTGCCCGCGATCGTCGTCGCACCCCTCCTGACAGCCCTCGTCGCCGCCTTCCGGTGA
- a CDS encoding ABC transporter ATP-binding protein: protein MSTPAGTTPDEQPDVIETEHPDAPPPLDSEVAQVVAPDRDIEVAVGDNLVEIRDLTVTFGGLTALDSVSFDIRRGEILGLIGPNGAGKTTCFNAMTGVYKPSAGSVELEGHNLGGRKQHVITRLGLARTFQNIRLFGQMTALENVAVGLDARHKTSVPGAVFRSPRHRREEQDTIERGMALLEFVGIADKARDLARNLPYGYQRRLEIARALATEPKLLCLDEPAAGFNPAEKDELMALIRTIRDDGYTVLLIEHDMRLVMGVTDRIVVLEFGKKIAEGSPQEIREDPKVIAAYLGEESDDGAA from the coding sequence ATGAGCACACCCGCGGGCACGACGCCCGACGAGCAGCCAGACGTCATCGAGACCGAGCACCCGGACGCTCCGCCGCCTCTGGACTCGGAGGTCGCACAGGTCGTCGCGCCCGACCGCGACATCGAGGTCGCGGTCGGCGACAACCTGGTCGAGATCCGCGATCTGACCGTCACCTTTGGTGGTCTCACCGCGCTCGACTCGGTCAGCTTCGACATCCGCCGTGGCGAGATCCTCGGTCTGATCGGTCCCAACGGTGCTGGCAAGACGACCTGCTTCAACGCGATGACGGGCGTCTACAAGCCAAGCGCGGGATCGGTCGAGCTCGAGGGCCATAACCTCGGCGGCCGCAAGCAGCACGTCATCACCCGCCTCGGCCTGGCCCGGACGTTCCAGAACATCCGGCTCTTCGGGCAGATGACGGCGCTGGAGAACGTCGCGGTCGGGCTGGACGCCCGGCACAAGACCAGCGTCCCCGGCGCAGTGTTCCGCTCTCCCCGCCACCGGCGCGAGGAGCAGGACACGATCGAGCGTGGCATGGCCTTGCTGGAGTTCGTCGGGATCGCCGACAAGGCCAGGGACCTGGCCCGCAACCTCCCGTACGGCTATCAGCGGCGCCTCGAGATCGCGCGGGCCCTCGCGACCGAGCCCAAGCTGTTGTGCCTTGACGAGCCGGCCGCCGGCTTCAACCCGGCGGAGAAGGACGAGCTGATGGCGCTCATCCGGACGATCCGGGACGACGGCTACACCGTGCTGCTCATCGAGCACGACATGCGGCTCGTCATGGGCGTCACCGACCGGATCGTGGTGCTGGAGTTCGGCAAGAAGATCGCCGAGGGCAGCCCGCAGGAGATCAGAGAAGACCCGAAGGTCATCGCGGCCTACCTGGGAGAGGAGTCCGACGATGGCGCTGCTTGA
- a CDS encoding ABC transporter ATP-binding protein: MALLEVDNISVHYGRIQAIHDMSLKVEEGEIVSLIGANGAGKTTTMRTLAGLLSLSGGSIRFEGDDISKMKGHTRVARGISLTPEGRGIFPAMTIMENLDMGAYALKDKSKMKEDFERVFDLFPRLKERQKQLGGTMSGGEQQMLAIGRALMGHPKVLLLDEPSMGLAPQFIRQIFSIIKQVNDQGTTILLVEQNANQALAKADRAYVLETGRITHTGTGKELLANPAIKEAYLGAA, from the coding sequence ATGGCGCTGCTTGAGGTCGACAACATCTCCGTCCACTACGGGCGGATTCAGGCCATCCACGACATGTCACTGAAGGTCGAGGAGGGCGAGATCGTGAGTCTGATCGGTGCCAACGGCGCCGGCAAGACCACGACGATGCGCACACTGGCCGGGCTGCTCAGCCTGTCCGGCGGCTCGATCCGTTTCGAGGGTGACGACATCTCCAAGATGAAGGGTCACACCCGCGTGGCGCGAGGTATCTCGCTCACGCCGGAGGGCCGTGGCATCTTCCCCGCCATGACCATCATGGAGAACCTCGACATGGGTGCCTACGCGCTCAAGGACAAGTCCAAGATGAAAGAGGACTTCGAGCGCGTCTTTGACCTGTTCCCGCGGTTGAAGGAGCGGCAGAAGCAGCTCGGCGGCACGATGTCCGGCGGAGAGCAGCAGATGCTCGCGATCGGTCGGGCGCTGATGGGTCATCCCAAGGTGCTGCTGCTCGACGAGCCGTCGATGGGCCTGGCCCCGCAGTTCATCCGGCAGATCTTCTCGATCATCAAGCAGGTCAACGACCAGGGCACGACGATCCTGCTCGTGGAGCAGAACGCCAACCAGGCGCTGGCCAAGGCAGACCGGGCGTACGTCCTGGAGACCGGCCGGATCACGCACACCGGCACCGGCAAGGAGCTCCTCGCCAACCCGGCGATCAAGGAGGCCTACCTCGGCGCTGCCTGA